From Nicotiana tabacum cultivar K326 chromosome 20, ASM71507v2, whole genome shotgun sequence, one genomic window encodes:
- the LOC142174553 gene encoding uncharacterized protein LOC142174553, which translates to MGAKPLILKSWSEDFNLYNKVLKTIPLWVSFLSFPLNCWGRMTLSRIASGLRSPLYADECTSNTSRISYARVLIEMDISKELPKSIKIQDPAGKKFEQLVEYDWVPKYCKKCLMAGHDCNGEQERVGVAKRNMQGEQQQ; encoded by the coding sequence ATGGGAGCAAAGCCATTGATCTTAAAGTCATGGTCAGAAGATTTCAATTTGTATAATAAAGTTTTGAAGACTATTCCACTATGGGTGAGCTTCCTTAGTTTTCCTTTGAATTGCTGGGGAAGGATGACTCTAAGTAGAATTGCTAGCGGATTGAGATCTCCTTTATATGCTGATGAATGCACAAGTAATACATCTAGAATCTCTTATGCCCGAGTACTTATTGAAATGGACATCAGCAAGGAGTTACCTAAAAGTATTAAAATACAAGATCCTGCAGGAAAAAAGTTTGAACAACTGGTGGAGTATGATTGGGTGCCAAAATATTGTAAAAAGTGTTTGATGGCGGGACATGACTGTAATGGAGAACAAGAAAGAGTTGGAGTAGCCAAAAGGAATATGCAAGGTGAACAACAACAGTAA